The window ACACGGCGGTGGTGCTGGAGAGGCTCGCGGAGCAGGAGGAGCTGGTCGCCTTCCATCGGGAGGAGCTGCATCAGACCAACCAGGGAGTCCTGGCCCTGCACGCCGATCTGGACACCGCCTGGCGGGCTCAGCGAGAGGCGTTCGCGGCCGAACGCGCCGCGCGCACCGAGGCCGAGGAGGCCCGCCGCAGACTGCGGTTCCTGGCCGACGCCAGCGCGCTGCTGACGACCTCGCTGAACCACGAGGAGATCCTGCGGCGGCTGCCGGGCCTGCTCGTACCCCGGTACGCCGACCGTGTCGACGTATGGCTGTTCGACCACGAGGGCGACCGGCACCGGCCCGCCCCGCATCCGGCGGCCGCGGTGCTCGCGGCCCGTACCGGCCGCCCGCAGTACGCGGCCGACCACCCCGGTGACCTGCCGGGCGTCGACGACCAGCCGCCCTCGGCGCTCGACCCCGGCCGGCCCCTGCTGTGCGTCCCGCTGCTCGCCCGGCGGACACCGCTCGGTGTGCTGACCCTGACGCCGCCCGGCGCCCGCTGGGACCCCGACGACGCCGTCATGCTGATCGAGCTGGCCCGGCGGGCGAGCGTCGCCCTCGACAACGCGCGCCGCTTCGAGCACAACCGCGACATCGCCGAGACGCTGCAGCGCGCCCTGCTCACCGACCTGCCCACCACACCGGGCCTGCGCCTGGCCGCGCGCTATATGCCGGCTACACACGGGCTGAACATCGGCGGGGACTGGTACGACGCCTTCCGGCAGCCCGACGGGAGCCTGATCACCGTCATCGGCGACGTCACCGGCCACGGCCTGCACGCCGCCGTGATGATGAGCCAGCTCCGCACCGCGCTGCGCGCCTACGCCGTCGACGGCGGCAGCCCCGGTCGGCTGCTGACCCGCCTGCACGTGTTCCTGCACCATCTGCAGCCCGACCTGTTCGCGACCGCGGTCATCGCCCGTTTCAGCCCGGACGACCCCACGGTCACCTGGGCCGCCGCGGGCCATCCGCCACCCGTGCTGCGCCTGCCGGACGGCCGGGTACACGTCCTGGACGCCAAGCCCGGCGCCATGCTCGGCATCCCGCTGCGGCAGGAGATAGAGGACCACACGGTGCGCCTCTCCCCCGGCGCGACCCTGGCTCTGTACACGGACGGCCTCGTGGAGCGGCGGGCGCTGGGCATCGACCCCGGCATCGACCGCCTCGCCACCGCGCTGGGCGCGTTCGACCCGGCCGAGCTGGACGCCGACCTGGACGGCTCGGCGGACCGCCTCCTCGGCCCGCTGCTGAGCGACTCCGAACGCGACGACGACGTCTGCCTCCTGCTGTGCCACATCGACAGCGCGGCCGGAGGCGAACCGGACCGGATCCCGGCGGGCGTGGACCACCTGCGGTAGCACCGCGCGGCGCGGGCCCGCCCGAACGCCCGAACGCCCGAACGACCCATGGAGCAGCGGATCCAGGGAACCCGCCGGGGCGGCCCCCGCCGTCCGGACGCGCTCCGGGCCGCGGGGACAGCGGCGTCCGGTGCGCACGCGGCCCGGTGGGGGCATCGTGGTGCTCGACGGACGGGATGGACCCGATGGACCGGTGAGGTGCGAAGCAGCCGTCCCCGGGCAGACGCAAGGACGTCGATGCAGCCGCCCGGAGCCCCGCAGAAGGGATGAAACATCGTGACACGACCCAGGATCCTGGTGGTCGGCGCAGGCTTCGCCGGAGTGGCGTGCGTGCGCCGTCTGGAGCGCAGGCTCTCTCCCAGCGATGCGGACATCACCCTCGTGACGCCGCAGTCCTATCAGCTCTATCTGCCGCTGCTGCCCCAGGTCGCCTCCGGGGTGCTGACGCCCCAGTCGGTCGCCATCTCCCTGCGCCGCAGCAGGAAATACCGCACCCGGATCATTCCGGGCGGCGCCGTCGGCGTGGACCTGAAGGCGAAGGTGTGCGTCGTGCGGACGCTCACCGACCGCGTCGTCGACGAGCCCTACGACTACCTCGTGCTGGCTCCCGGCAGCGTCACCCGCACCTTCGACATCCCGGGGCTCCTCGACCACGCCTTCGGCATGAAGACGCTGGCCGAGGCCGCCTACATCCGCGACCACGTCATCACCCAGCTCGACCTCGCCGACGCCAGCGAGGACCCCGCAGAGCGCGCCTCGCGGCTGCAGTTCGTGGTGGTCGGCGGCGGGTACGCCGGCACCGAGACCGCGGCGTGCCTGCAGCGCCTCACGCACGCCGCCGTCAAGCGCTATCCGCGGCTGAACCCGGCCCTGATCAAGTGGCACCTGATCGACATCGCGCCGAAGCTGATGCCGGAGCTGGGCGACAAGCTGGGCCGCAGCGCCCAGGAGGTGCTGCGCCGCCGGGGCATCGAGATCTCGCTCGGGGTGTCCATCGCGAAGGCCGGGCCGGAGGAGGTCACCTTCACCGACGGCCGGGTGGTGCCGACCCACACCCTGATCTGGACCGCGGGCGTGGTGGCCAGCCCGCTCATCGCGACCCTCGGCGCGGAGACGGTCAGGGGCCGGCTCGCCGTGACCGCCGAGATGTGCCTGCCCGGCCACGACGGGGTGTTCGCGCTCGGGGACTCCGCCGCCGTACCCGACCTGAGCAAGGGCGGCGGCGCGGTGTGCCCGCCGACCGCGCAGCATGCCACGCGGCAGGGCCGGCGGGTCGCGGAGAACCTCATCGCGACCCTGCAAGGACAGCCCCTGCGGCCGTACGAGCACAAGGACCTGGGACTCGTCGTCGACCTCGGTGGCGCGGACGCGGTCTCCAAACCGCTCGGCGTGGAACTGCGCGGTGTCCCGGCCCAGGCCGTGGCCCGCGGCTACCACCTGGGGGCGCTGCGCACGAACGTCGCCAAGACCAGGGTCGCGACCAACTGGCTGCTCAACGCGGTCGCCGGGGACGATTTCGTCCGCACCGGATTCCAGGCCCGCAAGGCCGCAAAGCTGAAGGACTTCGAGTACACC of the Streptomyces sp. NBC_01788 genome contains:
- a CDS encoding PP2C family protein-serine/threonine phosphatase codes for the protein MTRTWQISTATDAVRARIATARTAAAYGVPPLERTRLTTALGTRLRHCLAKGGTWTVTLQVPEADVDAGTLRITVAPVHDPQGGGETSWRMSVAACPEGEVSPDAESEPKVGDDAAALAEALLGADDDTAVVLERLAEQEELVAFHREELHQTNQGVLALHADLDTAWRAQREAFAAERAARTEAEEARRRLRFLADASALLTTSLNHEEILRRLPGLLVPRYADRVDVWLFDHEGDRHRPAPHPAAAVLAARTGRPQYAADHPGDLPGVDDQPPSALDPGRPLLCVPLLARRTPLGVLTLTPPGARWDPDDAVMLIELARRASVALDNARRFEHNRDIAETLQRALLTDLPTTPGLRLAARYMPATHGLNIGGDWYDAFRQPDGSLITVIGDVTGHGLHAAVMMSQLRTALRAYAVDGGSPGRLLTRLHVFLHHLQPDLFATAVIARFSPDDPTVTWAAAGHPPPVLRLPDGRVHVLDAKPGAMLGIPLRQEIEDHTVRLSPGATLALYTDGLVERRALGIDPGIDRLATALGAFDPAELDADLDGSADRLLGPLLSDSERDDDVCLLLCHIDSAAGGEPDRIPAGVDHLR
- a CDS encoding NAD(P)/FAD-dependent oxidoreductase, whose translation is MTRPRILVVGAGFAGVACVRRLERRLSPSDADITLVTPQSYQLYLPLLPQVASGVLTPQSVAISLRRSRKYRTRIIPGGAVGVDLKAKVCVVRTLTDRVVDEPYDYLVLAPGSVTRTFDIPGLLDHAFGMKTLAEAAYIRDHVITQLDLADASEDPAERASRLQFVVVGGGYAGTETAACLQRLTHAAVKRYPRLNPALIKWHLIDIAPKLMPELGDKLGRSAQEVLRRRGIEISLGVSIAKAGPEEVTFTDGRVVPTHTLIWTAGVVASPLIATLGAETVRGRLAVTAEMCLPGHDGVFALGDSAAVPDLSKGGGAVCPPTAQHATRQGRRVAENLIATLQGQPLRPYEHKDLGLVVDLGGADAVSKPLGVELRGVPAQAVARGYHLGALRTNVAKTRVATNWLLNAVAGDDFVRTGFQARKAAKLKDFEYTDAYMTPEQVREHVEGARPRQM